Proteins encoded by one window of Mycolicibacterium sp. ND9-15:
- a CDS encoding metallophosphoesterase family protein — protein sequence MRFVHTADWQLGMTRYFLNGEAQPRYSAARRDAVVALGRTAAEAGAEFVVVAGDVFESNQLAPRVVSQSLEAMRAIGVPVYLLPGNHDPLDASSVYTSPLFTAERPDNVTVLDRAGVYEVRPGLELVAAPWTSKAPSSDPVAAVLADLPADGVARVVVGHGGVDIFVPDKDRPSLIRLAALEAALGRGAVHYVALGDKHSRMPVGSTGRIWYSGSPEVTNYDDIEVDPGHVLIVDIDEDDPAHPVRVEPREVGRWRFVTLRRAVDTGRDVTDLDINLDLMADKERTVVRLALTGSLTVTDKAALDTCLDKYDRLFAALSLCEKQTDIAVIPADGEFDDLGIGGFAASAVDELVATARSDGEAADDARAALALLLRLSDRGVA from the coding sequence ATGCGATTCGTGCACACCGCCGACTGGCAACTCGGCATGACCCGGTACTTCCTCAATGGTGAGGCGCAGCCCCGTTATTCGGCCGCGCGCCGCGACGCGGTGGTCGCGCTCGGGCGGACGGCCGCCGAGGCCGGCGCGGAGTTCGTCGTGGTCGCCGGCGACGTCTTCGAGAGCAACCAACTGGCGCCGCGCGTGGTCAGCCAGTCGTTGGAGGCCATGCGTGCCATCGGCGTTCCCGTCTATCTGCTGCCCGGCAACCACGACCCGCTGGACGCCTCGTCGGTGTACACCAGCCCGCTGTTCACCGCCGAACGCCCCGACAACGTGACGGTTCTCGACCGCGCGGGGGTGTACGAGGTGCGGCCAGGTCTGGAACTGGTGGCGGCGCCGTGGACGTCGAAGGCGCCGTCGTCGGATCCGGTCGCGGCGGTGCTCGCGGACCTACCCGCCGATGGCGTGGCGCGGGTCGTCGTCGGCCACGGGGGCGTGGACATCTTCGTGCCCGACAAGGACCGGCCGTCGCTGATCCGGCTGGCGGCGCTGGAGGCGGCGCTCGGTCGCGGCGCCGTGCACTATGTGGCCCTGGGCGACAAGCACTCTCGTATGCCCGTCGGGTCCACCGGCCGGATCTGGTACTCCGGGTCGCCGGAGGTCACCAATTACGACGACATCGAGGTCGACCCCGGGCACGTGCTGATCGTCGACATCGACGAGGACGACCCGGCGCATCCGGTGCGCGTCGAACCGCGTGAGGTGGGGCGCTGGCGGTTCGTCACGTTGCGCCGGGCCGTGGACACCGGCCGCGACGTCACCGACCTCGACATCAACCTCGACCTCATGGCGGACAAGGAACGCACCGTGGTGCGGCTCGCGCTGACCGGGTCGCTGACTGTCACCGACAAGGCAGCGCTCGACACATGCCTGGACAAGTACGACCGGCTGTTCGCCGCGCTGAGCCTCTGCGAGAAGCAGACCGACATCGCGGTGATTCCCGCCGACGGTGAGTTCGACGACCTGGGTATCGGTGGTTTCGCGGCCTCGGCCGTCGACGAGCTGGTCGCCACCGCACGTTCGGACGGGGAGGCGGCCGACGACGCCCGCGCCGCGCTCGCACTGCTTCTGCGGCTGTCGGATCGAGGTGTGGCGTGA
- a CDS encoding molybdopterin-containing oxidoreductase family protein, translating into MSTTVYTFCRYCLASCGLEVTVEDNRVTKIAADKQNPHTWHDFCAKGRTAHQLVEHPRRILNPMRRVGDTYVEATWDEAIADIAARMNAAIEAGGPDAVGVYYGNPAGFSSSNIIFMNGWLDAIGTQNRYAVGSVDQNAMHVVAQAMYGSILMAPVSDIDNCDYFLLVGTNPAVSAWNWLETVPGGWRRALARQKQGATIVVVDPLRTESAEKADVHLAVRPGQDWALLLALVKVILDEGLEHRHDCTELATGVDDLRALVAEADLDDLAARCDIDRERIRQVAREFSAARGAMVVTRTGVSMHLSGTIAEWLGHVLNVITGRMDRPGGRRYEPGYVDAIRMSAMVKAKPHHSRLLGREMVAGAHALSELPDEITTPGRGQIRAMLINSGNPVVSGPDGAKLDRALAQLDLLVAIDFVQRESHRHAHWLLPAAHWLERSDLLAFTSNMHDEPYLQYGAQAVEPPPGVRQEWRIFTDLTIAMRRPLFGARGLNGFVRATRAVARLTHRPAMGFGPHWIDRLVVATGRKFNGRRIKWRDVTSHPHGWVLGPREFGHFRDALRTEDKKVHAAPPEFLARARELLAAPHPEPPVGYPFQLANRRHRHSMNSWLNELPGLHPGGKGNDVVIHPKDAADLGVDDGDLVRIFSPVGEVKLTAVVDDRPRQGVIIVDHGWGSRVFDPRGGGEPVAFGANRNLLVDGGPVDPLSQTTALSSSYVGVERTTA; encoded by the coding sequence ATGAGCACGACGGTCTACACGTTCTGCCGGTACTGCCTGGCGTCGTGCGGCCTCGAGGTGACGGTCGAGGACAACCGTGTCACCAAGATCGCAGCCGACAAACAGAACCCGCACACCTGGCACGACTTCTGCGCCAAGGGCCGCACGGCGCATCAACTCGTCGAACATCCGCGCCGGATCCTCAACCCGATGCGCCGGGTCGGCGACACCTACGTCGAGGCCACCTGGGACGAGGCGATCGCCGACATCGCCGCCAGGATGAACGCCGCGATCGAGGCGGGTGGACCCGACGCGGTCGGCGTCTACTACGGCAACCCGGCGGGTTTCTCCTCGTCGAACATCATCTTCATGAACGGTTGGCTGGACGCGATCGGGACCCAGAACCGTTACGCCGTGGGCTCGGTCGACCAGAACGCGATGCACGTTGTGGCCCAGGCGATGTACGGCTCGATCCTGATGGCGCCGGTATCGGACATCGACAACTGCGACTACTTCCTTCTGGTCGGCACCAACCCCGCCGTGAGCGCTTGGAATTGGCTGGAGACCGTGCCCGGCGGCTGGCGGCGCGCGCTGGCCCGCCAGAAACAGGGCGCGACGATCGTCGTCGTCGACCCGCTGCGCACCGAGTCAGCCGAGAAGGCCGACGTGCACCTCGCGGTGCGCCCCGGGCAGGACTGGGCGCTGTTGTTGGCCTTGGTGAAGGTCATCCTCGACGAGGGTCTCGAACATCGGCACGACTGCACCGAACTCGCGACCGGCGTGGACGATCTTCGTGCACTGGTCGCCGAGGCGGATCTCGACGATCTGGCTGCCCGTTGCGACATCGACCGCGAGCGAATCCGGCAGGTCGCCCGCGAGTTTTCCGCGGCGCGCGGGGCCATGGTGGTCACCCGCACCGGGGTGTCGATGCATCTGTCGGGAACCATCGCGGAGTGGTTGGGGCATGTACTCAACGTGATCACCGGCCGGATGGACCGCCCCGGTGGGCGCCGCTACGAGCCCGGCTACGTCGATGCGATCCGAATGTCGGCCATGGTCAAGGCCAAGCCGCATCACAGCCGACTGCTCGGCCGCGAAATGGTCGCCGGCGCACACGCGCTCAGCGAACTGCCCGATGAGATCACCACGCCCGGTCGGGGCCAGATCAGGGCGATGCTGATCAACTCCGGTAATCCCGTGGTCTCCGGCCCCGACGGTGCGAAGCTGGATCGAGCGCTGGCCCAACTCGACCTACTGGTCGCGATCGACTTCGTCCAGCGCGAGAGCCACCGCCACGCGCACTGGCTGCTGCCCGCGGCTCACTGGCTGGAACGCAGTGACCTGCTCGCGTTCACCAGCAACATGCACGACGAGCCCTACCTGCAGTACGGAGCGCAGGCCGTCGAACCACCGCCGGGCGTGCGGCAGGAGTGGCGGATCTTCACCGACCTCACGATTGCCATGCGCAGACCGTTGTTCGGCGCCAGGGGCCTGAACGGGTTCGTCAGGGCGACGCGGGCGGTGGCACGGCTGACCCACCGGCCGGCGATGGGGTTCGGCCCGCACTGGATCGACCGGCTGGTCGTGGCCACCGGGCGAAAGTTCAACGGACGCAGGATCAAATGGCGTGACGTCACGTCGCACCCGCACGGCTGGGTGCTGGGGCCCCGCGAGTTCGGGCACTTCCGCGACGCGCTGCGCACCGAGGACAAGAAGGTGCACGCGGCACCGCCCGAGTTTCTCGCGAGGGCCCGCGAACTGCTCGCGGCACCGCATCCCGAGCCGCCGGTCGGCTATCCGTTCCAGCTGGCCAACCGTAGGCACCGGCACTCGATGAACTCCTGGCTCAACGAGCTGCCCGGCCTGCATCCGGGCGGCAAGGGCAACGACGTCGTCATCCATCCGAAAGACGCAGCCGACCTCGGCGTAGACGACGGCGATCTCGTCAGGATCTTCTCCCCGGTGGGCGAGGTCAAGCTGACGGCGGTGGTCGACGATCGACCGCGTCAAGGCGTGATCATCGTCGACCACGGTTGGGGATCACGGGTTTTCGACCCGCGTGGAGGTGGCGAGCCCGTCGCGTTTGGCGCCAACCGCAACCTGCTGGTCGACGGCGGGCCGGTGGACCCG
- a CDS encoding DUF3558 domain-containing protein: MHGVTHSTRVTRCLAVAAAVVIPLSAACSDSEPSGPQVPEDSPRPAQDISHGPFFPECGGIGDQEVIKLTRVPGLVNTAKNSVGCQWLAGGSILGPHFSFSWFRGSPIGRERKTEELSRTSVEDIDIEGHGGFIAIGDDPLLGTNLCEIGIQLDDDFIEWSVSYASKPFPDPCDVAKELTRQSIVNSE, translated from the coding sequence GTGCATGGCGTGACCCACAGCACGCGTGTGACCCGCTGCCTGGCCGTCGCGGCCGCGGTGGTCATCCCGCTGTCCGCCGCATGCTCGGATTCGGAACCCTCCGGGCCCCAGGTGCCCGAGGACAGCCCAAGACCTGCGCAGGACATCTCGCACGGGCCGTTCTTCCCGGAGTGCGGTGGCATCGGCGACCAGGAGGTCATCAAGCTGACCCGCGTGCCGGGGCTGGTGAACACCGCGAAGAACTCGGTCGGGTGCCAGTGGCTGGCCGGCGGCAGCATACTCGGCCCCCATTTCTCGTTCAGCTGGTTCCGGGGAAGCCCGATCGGGCGCGAGCGCAAGACCGAGGAATTGTCCCGCACCAGCGTCGAGGACATCGACATCGAGGGTCACGGCGGGTTCATCGCCATCGGCGACGACCCGCTACTGGGCACCAACCTGTGCGAGATCGGCATCCAGTTAGATGACGACTTCATCGAATGGTCGGTCAGCTACGCCTCCAAACCGTTCCCGGATCCCTGCGACGTCGCCAAGGAACTGACCCGCCAATCGATTGTGAATTCCGAATGA
- a CDS encoding SixA phosphatase family protein — protein sequence MSDRYRTLLLLRHAKSAYPPGVVDHERPLAPRGVREAGLAGDWLRAHAPAVDAVLCSTATRTRETLARTRISASVEYLDRIYDATPGTVIDEINRVQEHFDADVQTLLVIGHEPAMSAVALGLAAADGSNNTAAERISIKFPTSSIAVLRTGEPWHRLSFDGAALVTFHVPR from the coding sequence ATGAGCGACCGGTACCGCACGCTGCTGCTGCTCCGGCACGCCAAGTCCGCCTACCCGCCGGGCGTCGTCGACCACGAACGCCCTCTGGCGCCGCGGGGTGTCCGCGAGGCCGGGTTGGCCGGCGACTGGCTGCGCGCGCACGCCCCAGCGGTGGACGCGGTGTTGTGTTCGACCGCTACCCGGACCCGCGAGACGCTTGCGCGCACCCGCATCTCCGCGTCCGTCGAATACCTCGACCGCATCTACGACGCGACGCCGGGCACGGTGATCGACGAGATCAACCGCGTACAGGAGCACTTCGACGCCGACGTGCAGACCCTGCTGGTCATCGGCCACGAGCCGGCGATGTCGGCCGTCGCGCTCGGCCTGGCCGCCGCGGACGGCAGCAATAACACGGCCGCCGAACGGATCTCGATCAAGTTCCCGACGTCATCCATCGCCGTGCTGCGCACCGGCGAGCCGTGGCATCGGCTCTCGTTCGACGGCGCCGCACTCGTCACTTTCCATGTGCCCCGCTAG
- a CDS encoding ABC transporter ATP-binding protein, translating to MLWALLRQYARPYRARLAAVATLQLISTLASLYLPTVNASIIDDGVAAGNLRRIVELGGVMVAVTAMQVMCAVGAVYFGSRAGMGVGRDLRAALFNHVTGLSAEDTARFGASSLLTRTTNDVQQIQVLVQLTCTTLVTAPIMSIGGIFMAVHQDAGLSWLLLVSVPILALSNYWIVGHLLPIFRRMQRLVDGINRVMRDQLAGLRVIRAFAREPFERNRFAEANQALADTALQAGRWQALMLPTTTLVINVSSVALIWFGGLRIDAGQMQVGSLIAFLAYFMQILMAVLLATFILVVIPRASVCAERITEVLSTEPKILTPEQPVRPAKIQGEIRLEAASFCYPGAERPVLQDISLTVRPGTTTAVVGSTGSGKSTLVSLICRMYDVTSGSVRLDGVDVRDYDPEQLWSVLGVVPQRGYLFSGTVAENLQLGMVPGQVATEDEMWDALRVAAADDFVRAHADGLHMRVAQGGANFSGGQRQRLAIARAVIRRPAVYLFDDAFSALDVHTDANVRSALREVSADATVIVVAQRISTITHADQIVVIDDGRIVGVGTHETLLTVCPEYAEFSDSQSPATVGDPR from the coding sequence ATGCTATGGGCGCTGCTGCGACAGTACGCGCGGCCATATCGGGCGCGGCTCGCCGCCGTCGCGACTCTGCAGTTGATCAGCACACTCGCCTCGCTGTACCTGCCGACGGTCAACGCATCGATCATCGACGACGGCGTCGCCGCCGGAAACCTGCGCAGAATCGTCGAGCTGGGCGGGGTCATGGTCGCGGTCACCGCGATGCAGGTGATGTGCGCGGTGGGCGCGGTGTACTTCGGGTCGCGGGCGGGCATGGGCGTCGGTCGGGACCTGCGCGCGGCACTCTTCAACCACGTGACGGGGCTCTCGGCCGAGGACACCGCACGGTTCGGCGCCTCGTCGCTGCTGACCCGCACCACCAACGATGTGCAGCAGATCCAAGTACTGGTGCAACTGACCTGCACCACGCTCGTCACCGCGCCGATCATGTCGATCGGTGGAATCTTCATGGCGGTGCACCAGGACGCCGGGCTGTCGTGGCTGCTTCTGGTCAGTGTGCCGATCCTGGCGTTGTCCAACTACTGGATCGTGGGCCATCTGCTGCCGATATTCCGCCGCATGCAGCGTCTGGTCGACGGCATCAACCGGGTGATGCGCGACCAGCTCGCGGGCCTTCGGGTGATCCGCGCGTTCGCCCGGGAGCCGTTCGAGCGCAATCGGTTCGCCGAGGCCAACCAGGCGCTGGCCGACACCGCGCTGCAGGCGGGCCGCTGGCAGGCGCTGATGCTGCCCACCACGACGCTGGTGATCAACGTCTCGAGCGTCGCCTTGATCTGGTTCGGCGGGCTGCGGATCGACGCCGGGCAGATGCAGGTCGGCTCGCTGATCGCGTTCCTGGCCTACTTCATGCAGATCCTGATGGCCGTCCTGCTGGCGACGTTCATCCTGGTCGTCATCCCGCGCGCGTCGGTGTGCGCCGAACGCATCACCGAGGTGCTGTCCACCGAACCGAAGATTCTCACCCCCGAGCAGCCGGTGCGACCGGCGAAGATCCAGGGCGAGATCCGGCTGGAGGCCGCGTCGTTCTGCTATCCGGGAGCCGAACGCCCTGTGCTGCAGGACATCTCGCTGACGGTGCGGCCCGGTACGACGACGGCGGTCGTCGGTTCCACCGGTTCGGGCAAGTCGACTCTGGTGTCGCTGATATGCCGGATGTACGACGTGACCAGCGGTTCGGTCCGACTCGACGGTGTCGACGTCCGCGACTACGATCCCGAGCAGCTGTGGTCGGTGCTCGGCGTGGTGCCCCAGCGCGGCTACCTGTTCTCGGGCACCGTCGCCGAGAATCTCCAGCTGGGCATGGTCCCCGGACAGGTGGCCACCGAGGACGAGATGTGGGATGCGCTGCGGGTCGCGGCGGCCGACGATTTCGTCCGCGCGCACGCCGACGGCTTGCACATGCGGGTCGCGCAGGGCGGCGCGAACTTCTCCGGCGGACAGCGGCAGCGACTGGCCATCGCCCGTGCGGTGATCCGTCGACCCGCCGTGTATCTGTTCGACGACGCGTTCTCCGCACTCGACGTGCACACCGACGCAAACGTGCGCTCAGCGCTGCGCGAAGTGTCGGCGGATGCCACGGTCATCGTTGTCGCACAGCGCATCTCCACCATCACACACGCAGATCAGATCGTGGTGATCGACGACGGCCGAATCGTCGGGGTCGGCACTCACGAGACCCTGCTGACTGTCTGCCCCGAATACGCCGAGTTCAGCGACTCCCAGTCCCCGGCCACAGTGGGTGACCCACGGTGA
- a CDS encoding ABC transporter ATP-binding protein — protein MARPIRGIVQAPTQRSRDFTGSALRLVKRLTPQRGLTAAVILLGIGGIAISVIGPRILGHATDLLFNGVVGRQLPAGLTKEQAIEAARARGEDTFADLLSGMNVVPGRGVDFGAVGRTLLLALGLYLIAALLVWLQALLLNVAVQRTMVTLRSDVEDKLYRMPLSYFDSRQRGEVLSRVTNDVDNIQTSLSMTISQLMTSVLTVLSVLAMMLTISPLLTLLTVVTVPLSLWVTRAIARRSQRLFVAQWANTGRLNAHIEETYSGFTIVKTFGHRAAAQERFRECNDDVYHAGVGAQFFSGLVGPATTFIGNLSYVAVAVVGGLQVATGHITLGNIQAFIQYVRQFNQPLTQLAGMYNTLQSGVASAERVFDLLDAEEEAPDPPAHLPAPDPGRRDLVGRVEFEDVTFGYHPGTPVIRNLSLIAEPGSTVAIVGPTGAGKTTLVNLLMRFYDVDSGRILVDGVDISTVSRYSLRSRIGMVLQDTWLFGGTIYDNIAYGRPEATEDELLSAAKAAYVDRFVHMLPDGYQTQVSDDGGTISAGEKQLITIARAVLARPRLLILDEATSSVDTRTELLIQQAMAELRRDRTSFIIAHRLSTIRDADVIVVMEAGRIVERGSHAELLAKRGAYWSMTQA, from the coding sequence ATGGCGCGGCCGATCCGCGGCATCGTGCAGGCGCCGACCCAACGTTCGCGCGACTTCACCGGTTCGGCGCTCCGGCTGGTGAAGCGGCTCACGCCGCAGCGTGGCCTGACCGCGGCGGTGATTCTGTTGGGCATCGGCGGCATCGCGATCAGCGTCATCGGGCCGCGAATCCTCGGGCACGCCACCGATCTGCTGTTCAACGGTGTGGTCGGGCGTCAACTGCCGGCGGGCCTGACCAAAGAGCAGGCCATCGAGGCCGCCCGCGCCCGGGGCGAGGACACTTTCGCCGATCTGCTCTCGGGAATGAATGTCGTCCCCGGCCGAGGCGTGGACTTCGGTGCCGTCGGGCGCACCCTGCTGCTCGCGCTGGGCCTCTATCTCATTGCTGCATTACTGGTCTGGCTGCAGGCACTGCTGCTCAACGTGGCGGTGCAGCGGACCATGGTGACGCTGCGCTCCGACGTCGAGGACAAGCTCTACCGGATGCCGCTGTCCTACTTCGACTCTCGTCAGCGCGGCGAGGTACTCAGCCGGGTGACCAACGACGTCGACAACATTCAGACCTCACTGTCGATGACGATCAGCCAGCTGATGACGTCGGTGCTGACGGTGCTCTCGGTGCTGGCGATGATGCTGACCATCTCGCCGCTGCTGACCCTGCTGACAGTGGTGACCGTGCCGCTGTCGCTGTGGGTGACCCGGGCGATCGCACGCCGGTCGCAGCGCCTGTTCGTCGCACAGTGGGCGAACACCGGCCGGCTCAACGCCCACATCGAGGAGACTTACAGCGGCTTCACCATCGTCAAGACCTTCGGCCACCGCGCGGCCGCCCAGGAACGGTTCCGCGAGTGCAACGACGACGTGTACCACGCCGGTGTCGGCGCGCAGTTCTTCTCGGGCCTGGTAGGCCCCGCCACCACGTTCATCGGGAACCTGAGCTATGTCGCGGTCGCGGTGGTGGGCGGGTTGCAGGTGGCCACCGGCCACATCACGCTCGGCAACATCCAGGCGTTCATCCAGTACGTCCGCCAGTTCAACCAGCCGCTGACGCAGCTGGCGGGCATGTACAACACGCTGCAGTCCGGCGTGGCCAGCGCGGAACGCGTATTCGACCTGCTCGACGCCGAGGAAGAGGCGCCCGACCCGCCGGCCCACCTTCCGGCGCCCGACCCGGGCCGACGGGATCTGGTCGGCCGGGTGGAGTTCGAGGACGTTACCTTCGGCTATCACCCCGGTACACCGGTGATTCGGAACCTGTCGCTGATCGCCGAACCCGGCAGCACGGTCGCGATCGTCGGGCCGACCGGAGCGGGCAAAACCACTCTGGTGAACCTGCTGATGCGCTTCTACGACGTCGACTCCGGCCGCATTCTGGTTGACGGCGTGGACATCTCGACGGTCAGCAGGTACTCGCTGCGGTCCCGCATCGGGATGGTGCTGCAGGACACCTGGCTGTTTGGCGGCACCATCTACGACAACATCGCGTACGGCAGGCCGGAAGCCACCGAGGACGAGTTGCTGTCGGCGGCCAAGGCCGCCTATGTCGACCGGTTCGTGCACATGCTGCCCGACGGGTATCAGACTCAGGTCAGCGACGACGGCGGCACGATCAGCGCCGGCGAAAAGCAGCTCATCACGATCGCCCGCGCGGTGCTGGCCCGACCCCGGCTGCTGATCCTCGACGAGGCCACCAGCTCGGTCGACACCCGCACCGAGCTGTTGATCCAGCAGGCCATGGCGGAGTTGCGGCGCGACCGGACGAGTTTCATCATCGCCCATCGACTTTCGACCATCCGCGACGCCGACGTCATCGTGGTGATGGAGGCGGGTCGAATCGTCGAACGCGGCAGCCACGCCGAGCTGCTGGCTAAGCGGGGCGCTTATTGGTCCATGACGCAGGCCTAG
- a CDS encoding DUF3558 domain-containing protein: protein MRSAFARRLSAGLIAVLAVLSLLTGCTKTVDGTAAKSGSGGSGPRNEDSERQYPNLLKECEVLTEDILAETVGADPLDIQSTFVGAICRWQAANPSGLVDITRFWFEEGSLDNERETAQKLKYQIENRSVAGIASIVMRPNDPNGACGVASDAAGVVGWWINPQSPGIDACQMALKLMELTLATRA, encoded by the coding sequence ATGAGAAGCGCGTTCGCTCGCCGGCTGAGTGCGGGCCTCATCGCTGTGCTCGCCGTGCTGTCGCTGCTCACCGGTTGCACGAAGACTGTCGACGGCACCGCGGCCAAGTCGGGCTCGGGAGGCAGCGGTCCGCGCAACGAAGACTCCGAGCGGCAGTACCCGAATCTCCTCAAAGAGTGCGAGGTGCTGACCGAGGACATCCTCGCCGAGACCGTGGGCGCCGATCCCCTGGATATCCAGAGCACATTCGTCGGCGCGATCTGTCGCTGGCAGGCCGCCAATCCGTCCGGCCTGGTCGACATCACCCGGTTCTGGTTCGAGGAGGGCAGCCTCGACAACGAACGCGAAACCGCGCAGAAGCTGAAGTACCAGATCGAGAACCGCTCGGTGGCGGGCATCGCGTCGATCGTGATGCGGCCCAACGATCCGAACGGCGCATGCGGGGTGGCCAGCGATGCGGCAGGTGTCGTCGGGTGGTGGATCAATCCGCAGTCGCCGGGAATCGACGCCTGCCAGATGGCGCTGAAGCTGATGGAGTTGACACTCGCGACCCGCGCCTAG